A single genomic interval of Gossypium raimondii isolate GPD5lz chromosome 11, ASM2569854v1, whole genome shotgun sequence harbors:
- the LOC105803609 gene encoding protein PLASTID MOVEMENT IMPAIRED 2 isoform X2: MEKRRIGSSKVAVNMYEEMILDGNSSVKKPQSQQAFPEPLSKARELHIARRDMSRYKESRRIAESETFKAESELSSAKKTVKDLASMIEESNFKAKERIKDVESLKKKGKLDVKASVFRCVESYQCVEVMEELEMVKHELSELKLAMASVMADKERAVKEFEDSSKKLLSNGKHIEELRKEIEVANEEHVLVELAKMEASKEAADIEAQKEKEVGELSCRMAGTKKKMEDMINEIDQTGELEQRLTVTLSDINVLQDELKQVKDQPPSLESTNKVLQAAKNELASIREEGFRYMSSMDVIRNELKHVIEETKKLKKTEEKTDLRVKSLNSKLLRAKSKLEAATAAEEKANSIVANLSLSLEQLRLEAEASTKEKALIAEEAAAIAEEIRKTESKIDSTEEKLQAAVGELEAVKSAETSALEKLRSLIETTMLSRASASDRNSTITISKFEYEYLTGRAVGAEDIADKKVAAAQAWIEALKASEREILIKTKMAQSDLKEMRVEEEEEEYRTQRSLSAKKMIEKELRNWQLVEQNKQSSFNRRSMKSNGNSTPLGKSKFRRSLSPAIRVSGLTPFSIKKKKKGMPNLAKLFTGKKVDKDA, translated from the exons ATGGAGAAGAGAAGAATTGGATCAAGTAAAGTTGCTGTTAATATGTATGAAGAAATGATTCTTGATGGTAATTCTTCAGTGAAGAAACCCCAGAGTCAACAGGCTTTTCCGGAG CCATTGTCAAAAGCAAGGGAGCTTCATATTGCAAGAAGGGATATGAGTCGATATAAAGAGAGTAGAAGAATTGCAGAATCAGAAACGTTTAAAGCCGAGTCTGAACTCTCTAGTGCAAAGAAAACAGTGAAGGATTTGGCTTCAATGATAGAGGAATCAAATTTCAAAGCTAAGGAAAGGATTAAAGATGTTGAATctttgaaaaagaaaggaaaactcGACGTCAAGGCATCGGTTTTTCGTTGTGTCGAAAGTTATCAGTGCGTGGAAGTTATGGAAGAACTGGAAATGGTGAAACATGAACTCAGTGAACTTAAGCTTGCAATGGCATCTGTAATGGCAGATAAAGAAAGAGCAGTGAAGGAGTTTGAAGATTCAAGCAAGAAACTGTTGTCTAATGGTAAGCATATAGAAGAGCTCAGGAAGGAAATTGAGGTGGCTAATGAGGAACATGTTCTAGTCGAATTGGCTAAGATGGAGGCATCAAAAGAAGCTGCAGATATCGAAGctcaaaaagagaaagaagttGGTGAACTGTCATGTAGGATGGCAGGAACGAAGAAGAAAATGGAGGACATGATCAACGAGATTGATCAGACTGGAGAGTTGGAACAAAGATTGACTGTCACTTTGTCTGACATTAATGTCTTACAAGATGAACTCAAGCAAGTCAAGGATCAACCACCTTCATTAGAGTCAACCAACAAAGTGTTGCAGGCAGCTAAGAACGAATTGGCTTCGATTCGAGAAGAGGGTTTTCGGTATATGTCATCCATGGATGTTATCCGAAATGAGCTGAAACATGTTatagaagaaacaaaaaagttGAAGAAAACAGAGGAAAAGACAGATTTGAGAGTTAAAAGTCTCAATTCAAAGCTGTTAAGAGCCAAATCAAAGTTGGAAGCAGCGACAGCAGCTGAAGAAAAGGCTAACTCTATTGTGGCCAATCTTTCCCTCTCACTTGAACAGTTAAGACTTGAAGCTGAAGCATCAACGAAAGAGAAGGCTCTTATAGCCGAAGAAGCTGCAGCAATCGCAGAAGAAATCCGGAAAACCGAGTCCAAAATCGACTCAACCGAGGAAAAGTTGCAGGCAGCTGTGGGGGAACTAGAAGCAGTTAAGTCAGCAGAGACTTCAGCTCTAGAAAAGTTGAGATCTCTCATAGAGACTACAATGCTATCTAGAGCTTCAGCATCCGATCGGAATTCCACGATTACTATATCGAAATTTGAGTACGAGTACTTGACCGGACGTGCGGTTGGAGCTGAAGACATTGCTGATAAAAAAGTTGCTGCAGCTCAGGCATGGATTGAAGCTCTCAAAGCTAGTGAAAGGGAGATATTGATTAAAACCAAAATGGCTCAAAGTGATCTCAAGGAGATGAGGGtagaggaggaagaagaagaatatcgaACCCAAAGGTCACTTTCAGCTAAGAAAATGATAGAGAAAGAACTAAGAAACTGGCAACTTGTTGAACAAAACAAGCAATCATCATTCAATAGAAGGTCAATGAAAAGCAATGGCAATTCGACACCGTTAGGAAAATCGAAGTTCCGTAGATCATTGTCACCGGCGATACGGGTGAGTGGATTGACCCCATTCAGcattaagaagaagaaaaaggggaTGCCAAATCTAGCCAAGCTCTTCACAGGTAAGAAAGTTGATAAAGATGCTTAA
- the LOC105803609 gene encoding protein PLASTID MOVEMENT IMPAIRED 2 isoform X1: protein MEKRRIGSSKVAVNMYEEMILDGNSSVKKPQSQQAFPEKPLSKARELHIARRDMSRYKESRRIAESETFKAESELSSAKKTVKDLASMIEESNFKAKERIKDVESLKKKGKLDVKASVFRCVESYQCVEVMEELEMVKHELSELKLAMASVMADKERAVKEFEDSSKKLLSNGKHIEELRKEIEVANEEHVLVELAKMEASKEAADIEAQKEKEVGELSCRMAGTKKKMEDMINEIDQTGELEQRLTVTLSDINVLQDELKQVKDQPPSLESTNKVLQAAKNELASIREEGFRYMSSMDVIRNELKHVIEETKKLKKTEEKTDLRVKSLNSKLLRAKSKLEAATAAEEKANSIVANLSLSLEQLRLEAEASTKEKALIAEEAAAIAEEIRKTESKIDSTEEKLQAAVGELEAVKSAETSALEKLRSLIETTMLSRASASDRNSTITISKFEYEYLTGRAVGAEDIADKKVAAAQAWIEALKASEREILIKTKMAQSDLKEMRVEEEEEEYRTQRSLSAKKMIEKELRNWQLVEQNKQSSFNRRSMKSNGNSTPLGKSKFRRSLSPAIRVSGLTPFSIKKKKKGMPNLAKLFTGKKVDKDA from the exons ATGGAGAAGAGAAGAATTGGATCAAGTAAAGTTGCTGTTAATATGTATGAAGAAATGATTCTTGATGGTAATTCTTCAGTGAAGAAACCCCAGAGTCAACAGGCTTTTCCGGAG aaGCCATTGTCAAAAGCAAGGGAGCTTCATATTGCAAGAAGGGATATGAGTCGATATAAAGAGAGTAGAAGAATTGCAGAATCAGAAACGTTTAAAGCCGAGTCTGAACTCTCTAGTGCAAAGAAAACAGTGAAGGATTTGGCTTCAATGATAGAGGAATCAAATTTCAAAGCTAAGGAAAGGATTAAAGATGTTGAATctttgaaaaagaaaggaaaactcGACGTCAAGGCATCGGTTTTTCGTTGTGTCGAAAGTTATCAGTGCGTGGAAGTTATGGAAGAACTGGAAATGGTGAAACATGAACTCAGTGAACTTAAGCTTGCAATGGCATCTGTAATGGCAGATAAAGAAAGAGCAGTGAAGGAGTTTGAAGATTCAAGCAAGAAACTGTTGTCTAATGGTAAGCATATAGAAGAGCTCAGGAAGGAAATTGAGGTGGCTAATGAGGAACATGTTCTAGTCGAATTGGCTAAGATGGAGGCATCAAAAGAAGCTGCAGATATCGAAGctcaaaaagagaaagaagttGGTGAACTGTCATGTAGGATGGCAGGAACGAAGAAGAAAATGGAGGACATGATCAACGAGATTGATCAGACTGGAGAGTTGGAACAAAGATTGACTGTCACTTTGTCTGACATTAATGTCTTACAAGATGAACTCAAGCAAGTCAAGGATCAACCACCTTCATTAGAGTCAACCAACAAAGTGTTGCAGGCAGCTAAGAACGAATTGGCTTCGATTCGAGAAGAGGGTTTTCGGTATATGTCATCCATGGATGTTATCCGAAATGAGCTGAAACATGTTatagaagaaacaaaaaagttGAAGAAAACAGAGGAAAAGACAGATTTGAGAGTTAAAAGTCTCAATTCAAAGCTGTTAAGAGCCAAATCAAAGTTGGAAGCAGCGACAGCAGCTGAAGAAAAGGCTAACTCTATTGTGGCCAATCTTTCCCTCTCACTTGAACAGTTAAGACTTGAAGCTGAAGCATCAACGAAAGAGAAGGCTCTTATAGCCGAAGAAGCTGCAGCAATCGCAGAAGAAATCCGGAAAACCGAGTCCAAAATCGACTCAACCGAGGAAAAGTTGCAGGCAGCTGTGGGGGAACTAGAAGCAGTTAAGTCAGCAGAGACTTCAGCTCTAGAAAAGTTGAGATCTCTCATAGAGACTACAATGCTATCTAGAGCTTCAGCATCCGATCGGAATTCCACGATTACTATATCGAAATTTGAGTACGAGTACTTGACCGGACGTGCGGTTGGAGCTGAAGACATTGCTGATAAAAAAGTTGCTGCAGCTCAGGCATGGATTGAAGCTCTCAAAGCTAGTGAAAGGGAGATATTGATTAAAACCAAAATGGCTCAAAGTGATCTCAAGGAGATGAGGGtagaggaggaagaagaagaatatcgaACCCAAAGGTCACTTTCAGCTAAGAAAATGATAGAGAAAGAACTAAGAAACTGGCAACTTGTTGAACAAAACAAGCAATCATCATTCAATAGAAGGTCAATGAAAAGCAATGGCAATTCGACACCGTTAGGAAAATCGAAGTTCCGTAGATCATTGTCACCGGCGATACGGGTGAGTGGATTGACCCCATTCAGcattaagaagaagaaaaaggggaTGCCAAATCTAGCCAAGCTCTTCACAGGTAAGAAAGTTGATAAAGATGCTTAA